From the genome of Caldisericum sp., one region includes:
- a CDS encoding radical SAM protein, with protein sequence PGVRSTDGTLENMYKEVGKHLDELSKKWEELSRPVFERDYPDVAKKVREYKKKKEEIIAKANGNIEQFYVSNEIEK encoded by the coding sequence CCAGGTGTTCGTTCAACCGATGGCACACTTGAAAATATGTACAAGGAAGTTGGAAAGCATCTTGACGAATTATCAAAGAAGTGGGAAGAATTATCCCGCCCAGTGTTCGAAAGGGACTATCCTGATGTTGCTAAAAAAGTAAGAGAGTACAAGAAGAAAAAAGAAGAAATCATTGCAAAAGCAAACGGAAACATAGAGCAGTTCTATGTATCCAATGAGATAGAAAAGTAG